One region of Caldimonas thermodepolymerans genomic DNA includes:
- a CDS encoding CTP synthase encodes MTKYVFVTGGVVSSLGKGIASASLAAILESRGLKVTLIKLDPYINVDPGTMSPFQHGEVFVTDDGAETDLDLGHYERFITTKMKRTNNFTTGQIYKSVLEKERRGDYLGKTVQVIPHITNEIQEFVRRGAGVGTPDEVDVAIVEIGGTVGDIESLPFLEAVRQMSLKLGPTNTAFVHLTYVPWIAAAGELKTKPTQHTVQKLREIGIQPDALLCRADRRIPDDEREKISLFTNVPEYGVISVWDVDTIYKVPRMLHEQGLDQLICTKLHLSTKPADLSRWDKLVYELEHPQHEVTIAMCGKYVDLSDSYKSLNEALRHAGIHNHARVRIEYVDSEELTPENVDRLGKYDAILVPGGFGKRGVEGKILAAKFARENKIPYLGICLGMQVATIEFARHMAGLKGANSTEFDAHTEHPVIALIDEWQDADGTIQRRDANSDLGGTMRLGAQSSDVKPGTLAHEIYGDVVTERHRHRYEANEKYLKQLEDAGLVISAITQREKLTEIVELPRDVHPWFMGVQFHPEFKSTPWGGHPLFTSFIKAALAHQQRRGEKAER; translated from the coding sequence ATGACCAAGTACGTCTTTGTCACTGGCGGTGTGGTGTCCTCCCTCGGCAAGGGCATCGCTTCGGCCTCCCTGGCCGCGATCCTCGAATCGCGCGGCCTCAAAGTCACCCTCATCAAGCTCGATCCCTACATCAACGTCGACCCTGGAACGATGTCCCCGTTCCAGCACGGCGAGGTGTTCGTGACCGACGACGGGGCCGAAACCGACCTGGACCTCGGACACTACGAGCGCTTCATCACCACCAAGATGAAGCGCACCAACAACTTCACCACCGGCCAGATCTACAAGAGCGTGCTCGAGAAGGAGCGGCGCGGCGACTATCTGGGCAAGACGGTGCAGGTGATCCCGCACATCACCAACGAGATCCAGGAATTCGTGCGCCGCGGCGCCGGTGTCGGCACGCCCGACGAGGTCGACGTGGCCATCGTCGAGATCGGCGGCACGGTGGGCGACATCGAGTCGCTGCCCTTCCTCGAGGCAGTGCGCCAGATGAGCCTGAAGCTCGGCCCCACCAACACCGCCTTCGTGCACCTGACCTACGTGCCGTGGATCGCCGCGGCCGGCGAGCTCAAGACCAAGCCGACCCAGCACACGGTGCAGAAGCTGCGCGAGATCGGCATCCAGCCCGACGCGCTGCTGTGCCGCGCCGACCGCCGCATCCCGGACGACGAGCGCGAGAAGATCTCGCTGTTCACCAACGTGCCCGAGTACGGCGTGATCTCGGTGTGGGACGTGGACACCATCTACAAGGTGCCGCGCATGCTGCACGAGCAGGGCCTGGACCAGCTGATCTGCACCAAGCTGCACCTGTCGACCAAGCCGGCCGACCTGTCGCGCTGGGACAAGCTGGTCTACGAACTGGAGCACCCGCAGCACGAGGTCACGATCGCGATGTGCGGCAAGTACGTCGACCTGAGCGACTCGTACAAGTCGCTCAACGAGGCGCTGCGCCACGCCGGCATCCACAACCATGCGCGCGTCAGGATCGAGTATGTCGACTCCGAGGAACTGACGCCCGAGAACGTCGACCGGCTCGGCAAGTACGACGCCATCCTGGTGCCGGGCGGCTTCGGCAAGCGCGGCGTGGAAGGCAAGATCCTGGCGGCCAAGTTCGCGCGCGAGAACAAGATCCCCTACCTGGGCATCTGCCTGGGCATGCAGGTCGCGACGATCGAGTTCGCCCGCCACATGGCCGGGCTCAAGGGCGCCAACAGCACCGAGTTCGACGCCCACACCGAGCACCCGGTGATCGCCCTGATCGACGAATGGCAGGACGCCGACGGCACGATCCAGCGCCGCGACGCCAACTCGGACCTGGGCGGCACGATGCGCCTGGGCGCGCAGAGCTCGGACGTCAAGCCCGGCACGCTGGCGCACGAGATCTACGGTGACGTCGTCACGGAACGTCACCGCCACCGCTACGAAGCCAACGAAAAATACCTCAAGCAGCTGGAGGATGCCGGCCTGGTCATCTCGGCGATCACGCAGCGCGAGAAGCTGACCGAGATCGTCGAGCTGCCGCGCGACGTGCACCCGTGGTTCATGGGCGTACAGTTCCACCCGGAATTCAAGTCCACGCCATGGGGCGGGCATCCGCTGTTCACCTCCTTCATCAAGGCGGCGCTGGCCCACCAGCAGCGCCGCGGCGAGAAAGCGGAACGCTGA
- the eno gene encoding phosphopyruvate hydratase — protein sequence MSAIVDIVGREILDSRGNPTVECDVLLESGVMGRAAVPSGASTGSREAIELRDGDKNRYLGKGVLKAVEHINTEISEAVLGLDASEQAFLDRTLIDLDGTDNKSRLGANATLAVSMAVARAAAEESGLPLYRYFGGSGSMQMPVPMMNVINGGAHANNNLDLQEFMILPVGAPSFREAVRYGAEVFHALKKIIHDKGMSTAVGDEGGFAPSVASHEAAIQLILEAIEKAGYTPGEQVALGLDCASSEFYKDGKYHLEGEGLTLTAEEWTNVLATWCDKYPIISIEDGMAEGDWDGWAHLTQALGQKVQLVGDDLFVTNTRILREGIEKRIANSILIKINQIGTLTETFAAIEMAKRAGYTAVISHRSGETEDSTIADIAVGTNAGQIKTGSMSRSDRIAKYNQLLRIEEDLGDVASYPGRAAFYNLR from the coding sequence ATGAGTGCCATCGTTGACATCGTCGGCCGCGAGATCCTGGACAGCCGCGGCAACCCGACCGTCGAGTGCGACGTGCTGCTGGAATCCGGCGTGATGGGCCGCGCGGCCGTGCCGTCGGGGGCCTCCACCGGCTCGCGCGAGGCGATCGAGCTGCGCGACGGCGACAAGAACCGCTACCTGGGCAAGGGCGTGCTCAAGGCCGTCGAGCACATCAACACCGAGATCTCCGAGGCCGTGCTGGGCCTGGACGCCTCCGAGCAGGCCTTCCTCGACCGCACGCTGATCGACCTGGACGGCACCGACAACAAGTCGCGCCTGGGCGCCAACGCGACGCTGGCGGTCTCGATGGCGGTGGCGCGTGCCGCGGCCGAGGAATCCGGCCTGCCGCTGTACCGCTACTTCGGCGGTTCGGGCTCGATGCAGATGCCGGTGCCGATGATGAACGTCATCAACGGCGGCGCGCACGCGAACAACAACCTCGACCTGCAGGAGTTCATGATCCTGCCGGTAGGCGCGCCCAGCTTCCGCGAGGCGGTGCGCTACGGCGCCGAGGTCTTCCACGCGCTGAAGAAGATCATCCACGACAAGGGCATGAGCACCGCAGTCGGCGACGAAGGCGGCTTTGCCCCCAGCGTCGCCAGCCACGAGGCCGCGATCCAGCTGATCCTGGAAGCGATCGAGAAGGCCGGCTACACCCCGGGCGAGCAGGTCGCGCTGGGCCTGGACTGCGCCTCCAGCGAGTTCTACAAGGACGGCAAGTACCACCTCGAAGGCGAAGGCCTGACGCTGACGGCCGAGGAATGGACCAACGTGCTGGCCACCTGGTGCGACAAGTACCCGATCATCAGCATCGAGGATGGCATGGCCGAGGGCGACTGGGACGGCTGGGCCCACCTGACCCAGGCGCTGGGCCAGAAGGTGCAGCTGGTCGGCGACGACCTGTTCGTCACCAACACCAGGATCCTGCGTGAGGGCATCGAGAAGCGCATCGCCAACTCCATCCTCATCAAGATCAACCAGATCGGCACGCTGACCGAGACCTTCGCCGCGATCGAGATGGCCAAGCGCGCCGGCTACACCGCGGTGATCTCGCACCGCTCGGGCGAGACCGAGGACTCGACCATCGCCGACATCGCCGTGGGCACCAACGCCGGCCAGATCAAGACCGGCTCGATGTCGCGTTCGGACCGCATCGCCAAGTACAACCAGCTGCTGCGCATCGAGGAAGACCTGGGCGACGTCGCCAGCTACCCCGGCCGCGCCGCGTTCTACAACCTGCGCTGA
- a CDS encoding alpha/beta fold hydrolase, whose amino-acid sequence MAEPTSSPAPIVFSHANGFPAGTYRVLFERFRQHGYEVHAVEKFGHDPRFPVTDNWPYLRDQLVRFIEAEVPGRPAWLVGHSLGGYLSLLACLSRPELVRGVVLLDSPVLYGFKATAVQLAKATGWIHKVSPGRISRQRRNVWTSAEEAYAHFASKPAFARWRPDVLRDYIAAGTYSTGEGQALSFRREVETDIYNSLPHHLPRLLRRRPPQRPVAFIGGTQSKEVRQVGMRATQRLTQGRISWIEGTHLYPFEKPDETVDAVVDWLRRFEAAAQAASI is encoded by the coding sequence ATGGCTGAGCCGACCTCCTCCCCTGCCCCGATCGTGTTCTCGCACGCGAACGGCTTCCCGGCCGGCACCTACCGCGTGCTGTTCGAGCGCTTCCGCCAGCATGGCTACGAAGTCCATGCGGTCGAGAAGTTCGGCCACGACCCGCGCTTTCCGGTCACCGACAACTGGCCCTACCTGCGCGACCAGCTGGTCCGCTTCATCGAGGCCGAGGTGCCCGGCCGCCCGGCCTGGCTGGTCGGGCACTCGCTGGGCGGCTACCTGAGCCTGCTGGCCTGCCTGTCCCGGCCCGAGCTGGTACGCGGCGTCGTGCTGCTCGACTCCCCGGTGCTGTACGGCTTCAAGGCCACCGCGGTGCAGCTGGCCAAGGCCACCGGCTGGATCCACAAGGTCTCGCCGGGCCGCATCTCGCGCCAGCGCCGCAACGTCTGGACCAGCGCCGAGGAGGCCTATGCGCACTTCGCCTCCAAGCCCGCGTTCGCCCGCTGGCGGCCCGACGTGCTGCGCGACTACATCGCCGCCGGCACCTACAGCACCGGCGAGGGCCAGGCGCTGAGCTTCCGGCGCGAGGTGGAGACCGACATCTACAACTCGCTGCCGCACCACCTGCCGCGCCTGCTGCGCCGTCGCCCGCCGCAGCGGCCGGTCGCCTTCATCGGCGGCACCCAATCCAAGGAGGTGCGGCAGGTCGGCATGCGCGCCACGCAGCGCCTCACCCAGGGCCGCATTTCCTGGATCGAGGGCACCCACCTGTACCCGTTCGAGAAGCCCGACGAGACCGTGGATGCGGTCGTCGACTGGCTGCGGCGCTTCGAGGCCGCCGCGCAGGCGGCGTCGATATAA
- the ftsB gene encoding cell division protein FtsB: MSARLLTLVLAGLLVLVHAELWFGKHGVHRVMELQGRLAEQRAKNDRSRERNQQLAAEVSDLREGLEMVEEKARYDLGMIKPDEIYVQLTPPPR; this comes from the coding sequence ATGTCGGCCCGCCTCCTCACGCTGGTGCTCGCCGGGCTGCTGGTGCTCGTGCATGCCGAGCTGTGGTTCGGCAAGCACGGGGTGCACCGCGTGATGGAGCTGCAGGGGCGGCTGGCCGAACAGCGGGCGAAGAACGACCGCAGCCGCGAGCGCAACCAGCAGCTCGCGGCCGAGGTCAGCGACCTCAGGGAAGGGCTGGAGATGGTCGAGGAAAAGGCCCGCTACGACCTCGGCATGATCAAGCCCGACGAGATCTACGTGCAGCTGACGCCACCGCCGCGGTGA
- a CDS encoding inositol monophosphatase family protein has translation MSQQALHPMLNTAVKAARAAGAIINRASMDLDLLRVTAKSTNDFVTEVDHAAEQAIIETLLTAYPGHGILAEESGRAHGAKNSDYLWIIDPLDGTTNFIHGFPVYAVSIALQVRGQIQQAVVYDPARNDLFYASKGRGAFLNDRRIRVSKRTRLSDSLIGTGFPFRKGDNFKRYMKMFEAVMTQCAGLRRPGAAALDLCYVAAGYYDGFFETGLNPWDVAAGSLIVTEAGGLIGNFTGEPDFLHQREVVAATPRIYSQMVQLLSPFTRVIKDVDEPAAPAPAPAPATGEPEAGAQPAAKKKGPVRIRKVDLAGDKDTGPAR, from the coding sequence ATGTCCCAACAAGCGCTTCACCCGATGCTCAACACGGCCGTCAAGGCCGCCCGCGCTGCCGGCGCCATCATCAACCGCGCCTCGATGGACCTGGACCTGCTGCGCGTGACCGCCAAGTCCACCAACGACTTCGTCACCGAGGTGGACCACGCCGCCGAGCAGGCCATCATCGAGACCCTGCTGACCGCCTATCCCGGCCACGGCATCCTCGCGGAGGAATCGGGGCGCGCCCACGGCGCGAAGAACAGCGACTACCTGTGGATCATCGATCCGCTGGACGGCACCACCAACTTCATCCACGGTTTCCCGGTCTACGCGGTGTCGATCGCGCTGCAGGTGCGCGGCCAGATCCAGCAGGCGGTGGTCTACGATCCGGCGCGCAACGACCTTTTCTATGCCTCCAAGGGCCGCGGCGCCTTCCTGAACGACCGCCGCATCCGGGTGTCCAAGCGCACCCGCCTGTCCGACAGCCTGATCGGCACCGGCTTCCCGTTCCGCAAGGGCGACAACTTCAAGCGCTACATGAAGATGTTCGAGGCGGTGATGACGCAGTGCGCGGGCCTGCGCCGCCCGGGCGCGGCCGCGCTGGACCTGTGCTACGTGGCCGCCGGCTACTACGACGGCTTCTTCGAGACCGGCCTGAACCCCTGGGACGTGGCCGCCGGCTCGCTGATCGTCACCGAGGCGGGCGGGCTGATCGGCAACTTCACCGGCGAGCCGGACTTCCTGCACCAGCGCGAGGTGGTGGCCGCCACGCCGCGCATCTACAGCCAGATGGTGCAGCTGCTGTCGCCCTTCACCCGCGTGATCAAGGACGTGGACGAGCCCGCCGCACCGGCCCCGGCGCCCGCCCCGGCCACCGGCGAGCCCGAGGCCGGCGCGCAACCGGCCGCCAAGAAGAAGGGCCCGGTGCGCATCCGCAAGGTCGACCTGGCCGGCGACAAGGACACCGGCCCCGCACGCTGA
- the mutS gene encoding DNA mismatch repair protein MutS, with product MQDFSQHTPMMQQYLRIKAAFPDTLVFYRMGDFYELFYDDAVKANRLLDITITTRGQSAGQPVVMAGVPVHSVEAYLAKLIKLGEAVAIAEQVGDMATAKGPVERKVVRVVTPGTVTDTELLADKRDTLLVALHHKGATYGLAWLGLSSGQLGLTECSARELDTWLARLNAAELLVCGDELPPAVQQARAAVTKRPAWQFDSALGARKLCEQLRVASLAGYNAQDLAVAHAAAAALLSYAEHTQGRALAHVSTLSVERASDLLELPPSTQRNLELTQTLRGEDSPTLLSVLDTCRTGMGSRALRRWLVYPLRERTQARQRHEAIAALIGHGFEPLRDALKQVSDVERIAARLALRQVRPRELAGLRTTLQALPALRATLPAQAAPLLVELSAALTPPPEILDQLQRALAEEPAVMVRDGGVIAPGFDAELDELRAISQNCDAFLIDLEARERARTGIANLRVQFNKVHGFYIEVTQGQLDKVPLDYQRRQTLKNAERFITPELKAFEDKALSAQDRALAREKMLYEQLLDALQPHLPALTALARALAGLDALAALAERATTLNWCQPQFVKEPCIEIEQGRHPVVEARLLETGNGPFMPNDCRLDANRRMLVITGPNMGGKSTFMRQVALIVLLAAMGSYVPARSCRLGPIDAIHTRIGAADDLANAQSTFMLEMTEAAAIIHGATEQSLVLMDEIGRGTSTFDGLALASAIATHLHDRNRSFTLFATHYFELTEFPAKHERAINVHVSAAESGDDIVFLHEIQPGPASRSYGVQVARLAGMPPALIRQARATLEALEAQQRAHDAQIDLFAPPPPPSEEQRAPSPVEEALAALQPDAMSPREALDALYRLKELQGKAS from the coding sequence ATGCAGGACTTCAGCCAGCACACGCCGATGATGCAGCAGTACCTGCGCATCAAGGCGGCGTTCCCGGACACGCTCGTCTTCTACCGGATGGGCGACTTCTACGAGCTGTTCTACGACGACGCCGTCAAGGCGAACCGGCTGCTCGACATCACGATCACCACGCGCGGCCAGAGCGCCGGCCAGCCGGTGGTGATGGCCGGCGTGCCGGTGCACTCGGTCGAGGCCTACCTGGCCAAGCTGATCAAGCTCGGCGAGGCGGTGGCGATCGCCGAGCAGGTCGGCGACATGGCCACCGCCAAGGGCCCGGTCGAGCGCAAGGTGGTGCGCGTGGTCACCCCCGGCACGGTGACCGACACCGAGCTGCTGGCCGACAAGCGCGACACCCTGCTGGTCGCGCTGCACCACAAGGGCGCCACCTACGGCCTGGCCTGGCTGGGCCTGAGCAGCGGACAGCTGGGCCTGACCGAATGCTCGGCGCGCGAGCTCGACACCTGGCTGGCCCGCCTGAACGCGGCCGAGCTGCTGGTCTGCGGCGACGAGCTGCCGCCTGCGGTGCAGCAGGCGCGCGCCGCCGTCACCAAGCGCCCGGCCTGGCAGTTCGACAGCGCGCTGGGGGCGCGCAAGCTGTGCGAGCAGCTGCGCGTGGCGAGCCTGGCCGGTTACAACGCGCAGGACCTCGCGGTCGCGCATGCCGCCGCGGCCGCGCTGCTGAGCTACGCCGAACACACCCAGGGCCGTGCGCTGGCGCACGTGAGCACGCTGTCGGTCGAGCGCGCCAGCGACCTGCTCGAGCTGCCGCCCTCGACCCAGCGCAACCTGGAGCTGACCCAGACCCTGCGCGGCGAGGACAGCCCCACCCTGCTGTCGGTGCTGGACACCTGCCGCACCGGCATGGGCAGCCGGGCGCTGCGCCGCTGGCTGGTCTACCCGCTGCGCGAGCGCACCCAGGCGCGCCAGCGCCACGAGGCGATCGCCGCGCTGATCGGGCACGGCTTCGAGCCCTTGCGCGACGCGCTCAAGCAGGTCAGCGACGTCGAGCGCATCGCCGCTCGCCTGGCGCTGCGCCAGGTGCGCCCGCGCGAGCTGGCCGGGCTGCGCACCACGCTGCAGGCGCTGCCCGCGCTGCGCGCGACGCTGCCGGCGCAGGCCGCGCCGCTGCTGGTCGAGCTGTCCGCCGCCCTCACCCCGCCGCCCGAGATCCTGGACCAGCTGCAGCGCGCCCTGGCCGAGGAACCGGCGGTGATGGTGCGCGACGGCGGCGTGATCGCCCCCGGCTTCGATGCCGAGCTGGACGAGCTGCGCGCAATCAGCCAGAACTGCGACGCCTTCCTGATCGACCTGGAGGCGCGCGAGCGGGCGCGCACCGGCATCGCCAACCTGCGCGTGCAGTTCAACAAGGTGCACGGCTTCTACATCGAGGTCACGCAGGGCCAGCTCGACAAGGTGCCGCTGGACTACCAGCGTCGCCAGACGCTGAAGAACGCCGAGCGCTTCATCACGCCGGAGCTCAAGGCCTTCGAGGACAAGGCCCTGTCCGCGCAGGACCGTGCGCTGGCGCGCGAGAAGATGCTCTACGAGCAGCTGCTCGACGCGCTGCAGCCGCACCTGCCGGCGCTGACCGCGCTGGCACGGGCGCTGGCCGGGCTGGACGCGCTGGCGGCGCTGGCCGAGCGCGCCACCACGCTCAACTGGTGCCAGCCGCAGTTCGTCAAGGAGCCCTGCATCGAGATCGAGCAGGGCCGCCACCCGGTCGTCGAGGCGCGCCTGCTGGAGACCGGCAACGGCCCGTTCATGCCCAACGACTGCCGGCTCGACGCCAACCGCCGCATGCTGGTCATCACCGGCCCGAACATGGGCGGCAAGTCGACCTTCATGCGCCAGGTGGCGCTGATCGTGCTGCTCGCGGCAATGGGCTCCTACGTGCCGGCCAGGAGCTGCCGCCTCGGTCCGATCGACGCCATCCACACCCGCATCGGCGCGGCCGACGACCTGGCCAACGCGCAGTCCACCTTCATGCTGGAGATGACCGAGGCGGCGGCCATCATCCACGGCGCCACCGAGCAGTCGCTGGTGCTGATGGACGAGATCGGCCGCGGCACCTCGACCTTCGACGGGCTGGCGCTGGCCAGCGCGATCGCCACCCACCTGCACGACCGCAACCGCTCGTTCACGCTGTTCGCGACGCACTACTTCGAGCTGACCGAGTTCCCCGCGAAGCACGAGCGGGCCATCAACGTGCACGTCTCGGCGGCCGAGTCGGGCGACGACATCGTGTTCCTGCACGAGATCCAGCCCGGGCCGGCCAGCCGCAGCTACGGCGTGCAGGTCGCCCGCCTGGCCGGCATGCCGCCCGCGCTGATCCGCCAGGCGCGCGCGACGCTGGAGGCGCTGGAAGCCCAGCAGCGCGCGCACGACGCGCAGATCGACCTGTTCGCCCCGCCCCCGCCGCCGTCCGAGGAGCAGCGCGCCCCGTCGCCGGTGGAGGAGGCGCTCGCCGCCCTGCAGCCGGACGCGATGTCCCCGCGCGAGGCGCTGGACGCGCTGTACCGGCTCAAGGAACTGCAAGGGAAAGCCTCATGA
- a CDS encoding Hsp33 family molecular chaperone HslO — protein sequence MSATLSHSELHKFIFEGLPVRGMIVRLTDAWQDILQRREQSGGYARPVRELLGEMAAAGVLMQSNIKFNGALVLQIAGDGPVKLAVAEVQPDLSLRATAKVIGEVDEAAQLEALVNVHGQGRCAITLDPRDRLPGQQPYQGVVPLHGPQHEPLQRLSDVLEHYMRQSEQLETTLVLAANDTVAAGLLIQRLPVEGEANLGGRAGEETAELDEAYHRISHLAASLTREELLTLDVDTILRRLFWEESLRRFEPLTGEHGPRFACSCSRERVGQMLRGLGREEVDGIIAEQGRVEIGCDFCGALYHFDAVDVGGLFTEERNQPPSSSSIQ from the coding sequence TTGAGCGCAACCCTTTCCCACAGCGAACTGCACAAGTTCATCTTCGAAGGCCTGCCCGTGCGGGGCATGATCGTGCGCCTGACCGACGCCTGGCAGGACATCCTGCAGCGCCGCGAGCAGTCGGGCGGCTACGCGCGGCCGGTGCGCGAACTGCTCGGCGAGATGGCCGCCGCCGGCGTGCTGATGCAGTCGAACATCAAGTTCAACGGCGCGCTGGTGCTGCAGATCGCCGGCGACGGCCCCGTCAAGCTCGCGGTCGCCGAGGTGCAGCCGGACCTGAGCCTGCGCGCCACCGCGAAGGTGATCGGCGAGGTCGACGAGGCCGCGCAGCTCGAGGCACTGGTCAACGTGCACGGGCAGGGGCGTTGCGCGATCACGCTGGACCCGCGCGACCGCCTGCCGGGCCAGCAGCCCTACCAGGGCGTGGTGCCGCTGCACGGCCCGCAGCACGAGCCGCTGCAGCGCCTGAGCGACGTGCTGGAGCACTACATGCGGCAGTCCGAGCAGCTCGAGACCACGCTGGTGCTGGCCGCCAACGACACCGTGGCCGCGGGGTTGCTGATCCAGCGCCTGCCGGTCGAAGGCGAGGCCAACCTGGGCGGGCGGGCCGGCGAGGAGACCGCCGAGCTGGACGAGGCCTACCACCGCATCTCGCACCTGGCCGCGTCGCTGACCCGCGAGGAGCTGCTGACGCTGGACGTGGACACCATCCTGCGCCGCCTGTTCTGGGAAGAATCGCTGCGCCGCTTCGAGCCGCTGACCGGCGAGCACGGGCCGCGCTTTGCCTGCAGCTGCTCGCGCGAGCGCGTCGGGCAGATGCTCAGGGGCCTGGGCCGCGAGGAGGTCGACGGCATCATCGCCGAGCAGGGCCGGGTCGAGATCGGCTGCGACTTCTGCGGCGCGCTCTACCACTTCGACGCGGTCGACGTGGGCGGCCTGTTCACCGAAGAGCGCAATCAGCCGCCGTCCTCGTCGTCGATCCAGTGA
- a CDS encoding proteasome-type protease yields MTYCVAMRLDAGMVFLSDSRTNAGLDQISTFRKMSVYEQPGDRVMVLLSAGNLAITQAVRQLLRTETIDGDDGSVSIWNCRSMHDAARIVGACVRKVHERDAAALRNFGIEFNVNLIFGGQIRGEPMRLFNVYAAGNFVEAGVDGVCYFQIGESKYGKPIIDRIVTPATPLDQAVKCALVSMDSTLRSNLSVGLPLDLLVYEADTLHAQRIVHIDERDPYFRQIRDSWGQRLREAFVSLPNPTWDAGAAEPTLHAAAPQQQESLNPLRKIHAPDG; encoded by the coding sequence ATGACCTACTGCGTCGCCATGCGGCTGGACGCCGGGATGGTGTTCCTGTCCGACTCCCGCACCAACGCCGGCCTGGACCAGATCAGCACCTTCCGCAAGATGTCGGTCTACGAGCAGCCGGGCGACCGGGTCATGGTGCTGCTGTCGGCCGGCAACCTCGCGATCACCCAGGCGGTGCGCCAGCTGCTGCGCACCGAGACCATCGACGGAGACGACGGCAGCGTCTCGATCTGGAACTGCCGCAGCATGCACGACGCGGCGCGCATCGTCGGCGCCTGCGTGCGCAAGGTCCACGAGCGCGACGCCGCGGCGCTGCGCAACTTCGGCATCGAGTTCAACGTCAACCTGATCTTCGGCGGCCAGATCCGCGGCGAGCCGATGCGGCTGTTCAACGTCTACGCCGCCGGCAACTTCGTCGAGGCGGGCGTGGACGGCGTGTGCTACTTCCAGATCGGCGAGTCCAAGTACGGCAAGCCCATCATCGACCGCATCGTCACCCCCGCCACGCCGCTGGACCAGGCCGTCAAGTGCGCGCTGGTGTCGATGGACTCGACGCTGCGCTCCAACCTCTCGGTCGGCCTGCCGCTGGACCTGCTGGTCTACGAGGCCGACACGCTGCACGCGCAACGCATCGTGCACATCGACGAGCGCGACCCGTATTTCCGCCAGATCCGCGACAGCTGGGGCCAGCGGCTGCGCGAGGCGTTCGTCTCGCTGCCCAACCCCACCTGGGACGCCGGCGCGGCCGAGCCGACGCTGCACGCCGCCGCCCCCCAGCAGCAGGAATCCCTCAACCCCCTGCGCAAGATCCATGCGCCCGATGGCTGA
- the kdsA gene encoding 3-deoxy-8-phosphooctulonate synthase: MQLCGFQVGLDQPFFLISGPCVVESEQLQMDTAGTLKEITSELGIPFIFKSSYDKANRSSGSSFRGPGMEKGLEILAKVKRELGVPVLTDVHTEEEVPVVAQVVDVLQTPAFLCRQTDFIRAVAQSGKPVNIKKGQFLAPHDMKNVIQKARDAAREKGLPEDNFMACERGASFGYNNLVSDMRSLAIMRETGAPVVFDATHSVQLPGGQGTSSGGQREFVPVLSRAAVAVGVAGLFMETHPDPSKALSDGPNAVPLKRMKDLLATLVELDRITKRNGFLENNFS; encoded by the coding sequence ATGCAGCTTTGCGGCTTCCAGGTCGGTCTCGACCAACCCTTCTTCCTGATCTCCGGCCCCTGCGTCGTCGAGTCCGAGCAACTGCAGATGGACACTGCCGGCACGCTCAAGGAGATCACCTCGGAGCTGGGCATCCCGTTCATCTTCAAGTCCAGCTACGACAAGGCCAACCGCTCCTCGGGCAGCTCGTTCCGCGGCCCCGGCATGGAAAAAGGCCTGGAGATCCTCGCCAAGGTCAAGCGCGAACTGGGCGTGCCGGTGCTGACCGACGTGCACACCGAGGAGGAGGTCCCGGTGGTCGCCCAGGTGGTCGACGTGCTGCAGACGCCCGCCTTCCTGTGCCGCCAGACCGACTTCATCCGCGCCGTGGCGCAGTCGGGCAAGCCGGTCAACATCAAGAAGGGCCAGTTCCTCGCGCCGCACGACATGAAGAACGTCATCCAGAAGGCCCGCGACGCCGCGCGCGAGAAGGGCCTGCCCGAGGACAACTTCATGGCCTGCGAGCGCGGCGCCAGCTTCGGCTACAACAACCTGGTCAGCGACATGCGGTCGCTGGCGATCATGCGCGAGACCGGTGCCCCGGTGGTGTTCGACGCCACCCACTCGGTGCAGCTGCCCGGCGGCCAGGGCACCAGCTCCGGCGGCCAGCGCGAGTTCGTGCCGGTGCTCTCGCGCGCCGCGGTGGCCGTCGGCGTGGCGGGCCTGTTCATGGAAACCCACCCCGACCCGAGCAAGGCGCTCAGCGACGGGCCCAACGCCGTGCCGCTCAAGCGCATGAAGGACCTGCTGGCCACGCTGGTCGAGCTCGACCGCATCACCAAGCGCAACGGGTTCCTGGAGAACAACTTCAGCTGA